In Rhinatrema bivittatum chromosome 1, aRhiBiv1.1, whole genome shotgun sequence, a single genomic region encodes these proteins:
- the RPL10 gene encoding 60S ribosomal protein L10 isoform X2 produces the protein MGRRPARCYRYCKNKPYPKSRFCRGVPDSKIRIFDLGRKKAKVDEFPLCGHMVSDEYEQLSSEALEAARICANKYMVKSCGKDGFHIRVRLHPFHVIRINKMLSCAGADRLQTGMRGAFGKPQGTVARVHIGQVIMSIRTKTQNKEHVIEALRRAKFKFPGRQKIHISKKWGFTKFNATEFETMISEKRLIPDGCGVKYIPNRGPLNKWRSLHAI, from the exons TTACAGATACTGTAAGAACAAGCCTTATCCCAAGTCCCGTTTCTGTAGGGGTGTCCCTG ATTCCAAGATCAGGATTTTTGACTTGGGCCGGAAGAAGGCTAAAGTGGATGAGTTCCCACTGTGCGGACACATGGTGTCCGATGAGTACGAGCAGCTGTCATCTGAAG CGCTGGAAGCTGCCCGTATTTGTGCCAATAAGTACATGGTGAAGAGTTGTGGCAAGGATGGGTTTCACATCCGGGTGCGCCTGCACCCCTTCCATGTCATCCGCATCAACAAAATGTTGTCCTGTGCTGGTGCTGACAG GCTTCAGACTGGGATGCGAGGTGCCTTTGGCAAGCCCCAGGGCACAGTGGCCCGAGTGCACATCGGACAAGTGATCATGTCTATCCGTACCAAGACTCAGAACAAGGAACATGTGATTGAGGCTCTGCGCCGTGCAAAGTTTAAGTTTCCTGGGCGCCAGAAG ATCCACATTTCCAAGAAATGGGGCTTCACCAAGTTCAATGCCACAGAATTTGAAACCATGATCTCTGAGAAGCGCCTGATCCCTGATGGCTGTGGTGTGAAGTATATCCCCAACCGGGGCCCCCTGAACAAGTGGCGCTCCCTGCATGCGATCTGA
- the RPL10 gene encoding 60S ribosomal protein L10 isoform X1 produces MPTRPGSYRYCKNKPYPKSRFCRGVPDSKIRIFDLGRKKAKVDEFPLCGHMVSDEYEQLSSEALEAARICANKYMVKSCGKDGFHIRVRLHPFHVIRINKMLSCAGADRLQTGMRGAFGKPQGTVARVHIGQVIMSIRTKTQNKEHVIEALRRAKFKFPGRQKIHISKKWGFTKFNATEFETMISEKRLIPDGCGVKYIPNRGPLNKWRSLHAI; encoded by the exons TTACAGATACTGTAAGAACAAGCCTTATCCCAAGTCCCGTTTCTGTAGGGGTGTCCCTG ATTCCAAGATCAGGATTTTTGACTTGGGCCGGAAGAAGGCTAAAGTGGATGAGTTCCCACTGTGCGGACACATGGTGTCCGATGAGTACGAGCAGCTGTCATCTGAAG CGCTGGAAGCTGCCCGTATTTGTGCCAATAAGTACATGGTGAAGAGTTGTGGCAAGGATGGGTTTCACATCCGGGTGCGCCTGCACCCCTTCCATGTCATCCGCATCAACAAAATGTTGTCCTGTGCTGGTGCTGACAG GCTTCAGACTGGGATGCGAGGTGCCTTTGGCAAGCCCCAGGGCACAGTGGCCCGAGTGCACATCGGACAAGTGATCATGTCTATCCGTACCAAGACTCAGAACAAGGAACATGTGATTGAGGCTCTGCGCCGTGCAAAGTTTAAGTTTCCTGGGCGCCAGAAG ATCCACATTTCCAAGAAATGGGGCTTCACCAAGTTCAATGCCACAGAATTTGAAACCATGATCTCTGAGAAGCGCCTGATCCCTGATGGCTGTGGTGTGAAGTATATCCCCAACCGGGGCCCCCTGAACAAGTGGCGCTCCCTGCATGCGATCTGA